From the Echeneis naucrates chromosome 7, fEcheNa1.1, whole genome shotgun sequence genome, the window GACAATGGAGCTTTTTCACAGACCTCTGTCATCAACCTCCTCTCTGCTGAAATCCTACTGACAGGCTAAAAGCTGAAATCTCTTGATTCAAACAAACTACCAAGCGAGCTTCACTGAATGAATGTGACTAAAGCTGCTGTTGTATTATAAGGAATGAACTACTTCTCTTATGTCTGAAATCACGATCAcggaaaaaggaaaacagaaaacagcctttCATGCCCATCCAtgttatttgcatttgtgtaaCTTATAAATAATAGATATAATATTAAACAACTGCAGTTATAATAAATGGCTAATAAAAAGGCTTTTGCAACTGCTAGTGCAAGAAATGTAGTTACCTTTTTCAAATATCTTCTAGTCACAATCGGTCAGCTGCATTCATTCAAATATTCACAGTACCTTTAACCTGAGCAGAGGTGTCTCAAATGTCCACTTGATGTGAAGTAGACACATTCATGGGTCTGTTTCTGTTCCTAAAGTTATTGACTCAGAGTGAAGAACAAATACCGcctatatataaaatataaaatgaataaatgcactTTGAGCATGTCATTTTATTCatactttgaaaataaatctCCAGAAACACAGGGATTCAGAAAATCCTTTTTGAAACATGTGAACGACACAGTTCCGATGAATGCACGAAGTGCTTGATTAAGGAAGTAACACAACTTGGTACACAGCCATATGAGGCACTTGATATTGCAGATTTAAAAAGGAGACATACGTCACTCACACTCTTTGAACTGAGACCCCAAGCAGACATGTATGTGTATTTCAAACAAACAGTATAAGGTACAATTTCCATTTAATGTTGTATTCTTTCCAGCTTAACTGGTAACCATCAGCACCAGTGCATACGCTAAATAACATTCTTTAATAGAGCATTTATTAGAGCTAGAGAAATGTAAGCTAGTGCATGCAAAGATAGTCATAAAGACATGAGGCAAAGGGTGGATAGACTAAACTTGCATATGTCATatcatttggtttttgttaCAGCATAGTAAGGCAGAATATATACTTTCAAAAATATAGAAGAAAATTTCATTACTCTGAACCCAGGTCTAACATTTTGATAGTCCCCAAAAGTTTCTTCAATGCTGCCGAGTATCACTGTTTCtctaaaatgacaaaaggcCATTTGATATAATAATGAATGTCCTTTTCAAGCTACTGATTGAAAGGCAGATTTGCTACTAGGAAAACTGACAGGTAGACTGCTTTCATACATTGTTATTATGATCGATCCACCCAGGCCTTGCGAATATGTAAGCACTTGATGcagttaaaataagaaaatcctCAAAATATCATTTCACATACAGATTTGTCCTTAATATTATTATGTGAACACTTCCAGTCTTTGTCCACCCGCCAACATTTTTAAGCAAAGTCTTTGGGAACCatgacaacactgaggacaTCCATTCAAAACTGTTCACCCTGTGCTTATTCAACGAGCAACGAACTCAGGATGCAATTGTTAGACtacaggaaaaaagacagagccCTCCCCGCCACAAcaagaaattaaacaaagaaaaaaacaacaacaaaaacactgagttCACGGTTTCTTGTCTATACTTAAGGAAAAAGACTAAAACTATTCTGAATATTACTGTCACAGATAATTTTATGAATATATAGTGTGTCCCTTGAAGTTttacatgtttgaaataaactgtTATTAAACAGTTAGCTCCATTTAGGCAGTGGTTTTTACATGTCATAGGGTCTTTAGTAGTTCAAAGAGAATAAGAGAAATATAGAGTTATATAAAATGGGGGTGAATTTACTTACCAACTGTATTCAAAATAATACAGTAACTTAGCGCTTAACATTCTAAATTTGTGTATTCACTTACTAATTATACAGCTTAATTGTGACTTCAGGAAGTGCAAAATACTGTAGTTTGTGGTAGTTACATATTCAAAATTAAACTAAAGCACAGGAAGAGAATAAGTTTGGAATCAAGCAATTAAGGCGCTTACTAAGAATATTAATAAACCAGCATGTCATAACAAAAAGTTAGTTTTGGTTAGTTAAGTTCCTTCACAAATTTAGTTGAAGCCTTGTGCATGAGCATtgaattaaaaaaggaaaacaccaaatgtaaatgcaaagcAGGATCAATATAGTTAACGCATAAAAAGGcacttttaaaaaatttatttctttGACCACAACTTCAGTCTATTTAGAAGGCAGTCACACTATTGTTTAGAGCATCAAGTTATTCAATAATCACTTTATCAAAATGTCCAAAATACTGGTCTTCTGATTCCAGATCAAGGCCAATGATGATTTATGACAGTAACTGTTATTTGAggtacaaaacaaaactgcagacCCAACTAATTTGCCCACCCTAACATTCATTACGTagtacacagacacaaataaatatagGGTAATTTTGATTCCTAATTTGGGCTTCAAAAAAAGACAAGCCTTTATGAAGATTGAGCACTTATTTGTGTTCATACTGTAGTGGCTAAAACATTCTTAATAAATCGATGCCAAGATGGGAAATATGTAAACTGGAAAATTCAATCATGAAGATAATTTTGGCAAACCAAGGCATGATTGAGACGTGTTGAAAACTGAGAAGAGTAAGCATGGCATGGTAAAAAACAGTCCCCTCATCATTTGTTGGCTTCAGTTCCTTATGACAGCTCTCCTAATACTAGTGATGATAGCGCACACAATGCAGCAAACTGATAAAACAGCATATATTATAATGATGATCAagataaaatgtcttttataaTACATACAATACTTTTGGATCAACCAATAACGCGCTGATCAAGTGCAAAGGTCACAGTCAGCTTTAGCTGTTTGACTCACATGACTCTGGGCTGTTGTGATCTGTAATGTGTTTGCCTACTGGGATTTGAAACTAGTCCACAAGTCCCACTCAGACAGTTGTCTCTCTGCTGGCTTTTAGATTAGGAGCAGACAATTGCCTGCGCATTCGCGGAGGTGCCTGAAAGTGGATTGGATGGTTAGCATGGTCAGTGTGATGATACTGCTGGAAGCCACTGCAGCTGCCATCTCTATACATCATACTATTATAGTGGCATGGCTGTTGTTGGTGTGGCTGGAGATGTGCCGGCTGGCTCTGAATGTGGCGGGGCTGATGGAAAACCTGACTATGCCTCCTATTGCTTTCAGACTGCTGCAGTGACTCCATGGAGCCAGAGGGCCGCTGGCGATGATTAAAAGAGTTGCTACGGACTCGTTCGTGCGGTTGCAGATGTAGGTTGTTCCTATAGTTATGTCTGTGACCCTGGCTCAAACCTTGCTCCAAATCTTTGCTTCTGTGCTGGATTGATGGGCTTGGCAATGGTGGAGTTACTTGGATAACTGAAGCGGCCATCTTTTCTCTGGGCTGTACTCCTTCTACAGCCGGgctttctccctcttcttcttctacagcCTCCTTGGGCACCTTTAGCTCGATGACCTGCTCGTCTGTAATTATGATATGAGTACCGGGGCTCCATGAGTTCCGGTGCTTAGGGTTACTTTTGAAGGGGAATCGTAGCTTGCGGTCCTCTGGAGGTATGAAGCGATGGGGCCCGGTCTGCCGGCGGAGCTGCTTGGAGATCTCTTGTTGTTGGAGGTTTTTGAGGCGTAACTGCTCTTGACGCATCCAGCGCACATGGCCTCGCTTTAGGGTTGACTCATCGCCTGTGCTTTGGCCTAGTTGTGAATCTACCTCTTCAGCATCAGGTTTTTCTGGCACAGGTGGTTTTCCATCTCGAGGGCTCGGAGTTCTGGTTGCACAAGTGGAAGTGGCTATGCCGGGTGGCTTTTCTTGGCCCTCTGGGGTGATGAGTGGAAGGACCTTCTCCATTTTCACCATCTTGTTCCTGAGAGCACGGATCTCCTCATCTTTCATGTTATTCTGTTTCTTCACCTCCTGCAAGATGTCTTCAAGTTTATCAATATGCACTTTAAGCTCATCCATAACAGCCCCTCCTGCTCGAGTACCGTTTGTTATAACGTCCTCGATGCGCTCATCACCAACTCCTACAGTGTCCCAAACATCCCGGGCGACTGCCCTCCACGAGTCCCGCTCGTTGGGGTCCTTCTTGCTGTAGCTAGCACAAAGCTCCTTCATTTTTACGATAGCTAGCGCTTCAATTTCCTGACGTGTGTGGCGAAAATCATTGAGCGCCACTTCATAACAGATTTCTTTGACAGCCTGGATCTTCAGGTCTGAGATGGTGACCCACTTGGAGTCCTTGGTAATACGGCGCCGCTGAGGGATCTGGTACATTTTCACCGGCTCTCTTCTCTTCCCGCTGCTGGGTAATCCACACTTTTTCACTATAGTTTGTAGCTTGCTGGGAGGTAGCTTTTCCCTCAAGGAAGTGATCAGTCTCCAGCTCTCTTCACAAGACCTCTTATCTGAGTCATCCCCACTATCAGAGTCTCCATCCTTGAGAAAACAACACAGGACAAAACCAAATggttccaaaaacaaaaaaaaaagaaggagaaattACAATGGGAAATCAAAGAGAGGATGAAaggatgtcttttttttttttttgaaaaagaatgattaaaaatgcataaatatgcAACGTGGGAACTCAAGCCATGAATCAAGTCCAAGCTAAATAATATGACTGAGCTTAGACGTATGTTTAAAATTTGGcgattttttttaatcagacgACTATTACATGGTAATAATTATCCAAATATTTCCCATACATCCATTTTATACACGATGTATGGTAACATGCAGTGTAATTTCCAGAGCtatgtttaaaataaagattaaaaaaataaacaaacatacacacaaacagtggcTTCCATTGACTTTCTTGTAAAATTGCCTTTCTCATATTGGTATTAGTGAAATGGTGATATGGATATAAATGAATAGATGTTCATGGAAAGATTCAATAACACCAAGCCTTTCCACATCTCCCAAATGGAGATCATGTTTAACAATTGTGTTCCCAATGTTGCATATTGATATTAAAAGTATAGGTAAAGCATGTCTATCATGATTAGAAAGGAAATATCAATAGAGGATAGTTGCTGATTGGAGCACTTCTGTATTGCTTTATGATATTCCTCTTCTTCTTAAATAGAAAATTTTGTGATTTGAAAGCTGGATCCCAAACATGCTACAGTGGCATGCATGTAGATGGATTTTGGAGCTTTTCCCCTTTAGTCCAGAAGGTTTAAGTGGCTTTAGTATTAGCGGTGTGTTAGAAGACAGTGTTCTTGCAGTTTCTCAGAAAGCCAGTagagagagaagaggcagaAGTGAAGGGTAATTGTTAATCCACTACAAGAAAAATGTTAGTTcgggaaaaaaatgcagtttctcATTTTTTGTAGACAAAGTACATTACAGATCACAACCAGTAGGTACAGATAATTCAGTTCTTGTGTATGATACTGTATTTTTGACCTGCATTGAATGTTATGATGCTGGTAATCTGAACCCTAcacctgcagctctgcacaTAAAAAACACCAGTAAAGTATGGAAGAGGTCTGTGATTCACTGATTCAACTGTGGGCAGTGATAATTCTGTTGTTGAACCGTGCTTTCGGTGTGCTACAAGATGCCAGTTAAGGCTAGCAAAGAGAGGTAGCCAAAGAAGTCAATGAGAAACCACATTGTCACTATCCATCAAAAACTACAgcaataatttttattatcaCAATGCATTGTACATGTCAGCAACTGCATTGAAGAGATGAAACTCAGgacaaaacagagcaggaaaactAGAGTAGAAATCTAATCTAAGCAAATCAACAGCCATTTCAGATTTGACCAGCTCAACATCAAACACCGCAACTTATTCCAGAACCAGTACTGAGTGAGTTAAGAAAACATGCTATTAACATGAACCATGCAAAAGCAGCGTCACTGAATAAAACAATAGTATGTATATTCAATGCTGTCCAATATTCAATTAGTTTACATGAATTTCGATGTTAATAGTAAATTAACTTTAGCTGTAAAGTGCTGTTTTGCAAGATTCAGATCCACTATAGAAGATACAGGAGAAGGGAAAACAGGGATTTGGAAAGGGGAAAGCTTTACACTAATCCTTGCTCAATCAAATTGCTGAGAAAAATCAGTTCAACTCAAGAAGGAGGCGAGCAAAAGCTCATCGGTCTCAAACCAGGAAAACTTCCATGCAAGAAGAACAGACATGCACAAAGAGTAGAAGtgtgatttgaacacacacacacaaacaatcataCACCTCAAAAGTGTCGGGGTTCAGAGTAAGAATTAGTAGTCAGATTTAAATGGACCAAATGAGACTGTCTTATAAAATCCAACAACTAGCTTTCCAGTTGCAATTGACCACAACAAACCATGCTTTAACTTGGAATTCCACCTATGACAGATATCCTGGAGTACATTTCACTcaattacacacaaaacaccacaaactAGTTGACTCCTTCAGGAAAGCTGCTTGTTATGTAACTAACCTTCAAAATTCATCATCTCAGCTATGATTAACTTCTGCTAAACCCACTGCGTAGTCTGCAATCTCTAGCATGAAGACTACAGGAACCAGACTAAATCCATTCGGTTTGCCAAGTGGGTTTGGTTAAATACAAGCTTATTTGAACTCACCAGTCGCTGTTGCTCCAGAAGTTGGtctgcttcttctttctctttcttgtaCAAGATTTCCATTTCAGTGAGTCTACATACAGAGTAAAAAGTATAATCAAATCCATTACATAACTAATGATATACCAAGCAGCTTTAGAAACACAAGTCAGATTACTGACACCATATGAAACAAATAGGTTTCATACCTTTTCTCCATTTCTTGCTTCATGTCGATGCCCTGCTTCTCTAGAAGCTCTCTCTGAGCAAAGGTCCAATCAACTGGCTCCACTGGGGTTTCGGCAGATGGCGTCTTCTCCCTCTCAGCTCTGGCCTGTTCTGGGTGGTTGAACCGGAACACATGGTTCTTTCCCATAATGATACGGTTACCTTGAAGAAAAACGAACACATATATGACAGGAAAAAATGCCTCGAGCataaaattgaatgaatgaatatgaaataaaaatgcttttgtaaATTCCAAAGAAACCCAGTGCTATAAAtgatcttatttatttatttatcccagTCCCCAGATATTAACAACATATTGTTTACAAAATTGAGGTATGTACCTGAACGAAGCTGAATTGCATCTTCAACGCGTTTGCCATTGACGTAGGTTTCTGATCCCTCACATGGAACCAGCATGACAATAacttaaacaaaaacacaacagccagTCAACAATGAGTCATTCTGAATCAATCATGCATTGTTCAATTTTATATGGTAAAGGTCAAATATGAAGTATACATTATGTAGTGATTGcccaggtttgtttttgtgtttgtatgtattgtatTTTGTTGATCTGTCattaagtgaaattaaattagGGTAaattctgtttggttttttttttttgctatcaACACAGTCCCAAGTTCAGGTGGTCAAGCCTGACATGCgccaaaggggaaaaaaggccAGCAAATTTATATTATAGAGCCTCACCGTCTCCATTGGCATTCCTCTCACTGCGGAAGATGCAGTGTTCTTCCTTGATATGAGCACCACTTAGAACAATATCCTGGCGTCTTTCAGCGTCAGCCTGGCCCACCCTGAAACAGTCAGAGGCCATTTTGAGAGCATGAACTCTGCACTTTCATTCTATTGGCAGCCATTTTGGCAAAATGTCAGCCCAAATTTAAATTGAACCTTTAAACCATTATTTATGAGAAGGCAGCCCTTCTGAAGCTCTACAGGCATTTCATCTGTGATTCAGCCATCTATTATTATAATTGTATAACttgagactgaaaaaaaaaaaaaacaacaacaaacaaacccacagaTCAGCAGCATATTTTGAGCCAGTTCTCTTTGACTGTAAAGGTTCCTCTTTTTTGacattaaaagaggaaaaatgactGAGTAGTTTTCCAGAGACACTGCCTGAGAGTAATTCCAACCTTGTCTACATCTCTCCATTGCTCTACAGCGTTCAAGTGTCATCATTCAAAGTGTGGTTACCTTGTAATTCCGTCTTTGATGTAGTAGAGCAGACACTCTGACATGAGAGGATCCTCATTTAGGTTAACCAAATGTGGAGTCTGTAAATGACAATAAACTGTTTATTCCCATCAACATTTAGCAGTGCAGAAATCGTAACAGTATCAGAAATCCTAATCAAGTGGGCATTTAAGCATTGCTGAAGGCTTGTTCAGTCACCTACATGAAATCAATGTAGTACAGACATGTTTTACAGTCTAATACATTGCAAAACTAAT encodes:
- the kif1b gene encoding kinesin-like protein KIF1B isoform X3; translated protein: MSGASVKVAVRVRPFNSREMSKESKCIIQMQGNTTTIVNPKAPKEPAKTFSFDYSYWSHTTPEDPCFASQNLVYNDIGKEMLQHAFEGYNVCIFAYGQTGAGKSYTMMGKQEEGQEGIIPMLCEDLFEKINDDCNKEDLSYSVEVSYMEIYCERVRDLLNPKNKGNLRVREHPLLGPYVEDLSKLAVTSYTDIADLMDAGNKARTVAATNMNETSSRSHAVFTIVFTQRKHDSETDLSTEKVSKISLVDLAGSERADSTGAKGTRLKEGANINKSLTTLGKVISALAEVSKKKKKTDFIPYRDSVLTWLLRENLGGNSRTAMVAALSPADINYDETLSTLRYADRAKNIKCNAVINEDPNNKLVRDLKDEVARLKELLRAQGLGDILDTPIDSLTASPSSGSLCSQGGLQSVTSIQERIMSTPGGEEAIERLKESEKIIAELNETWEEKLRKTEAIRMEREALLAEMGVAIREDGGTLGVFSPKKTPHLVNLNEDPLMSECLLYYIKDGITRVGQADAERRQDIVLSGAHIKEEHCIFRSERNANGDVIVMLVPCEGSETYVNGKRVEDAIQLRSGNRIIMGKNHVFRFNHPEQARAEREKTPSAETPVEPVDWTFAQRELLEKQGIDMKQEMEKRLTEMEILYKKEKEEADQLLEQQRLDGDSDSGDDSDKRSCEESWRLITSLREKLPPSKLQTIVKKCGLPSSGKRREPVKMYQIPQRRRITKDSKWVTISDLKIQAVKEICYEVALNDFRHTRQEIEALAIVKMKELCASYSKKDPNERDSWRAVARDVWDTVGVGDERIEDVITNGTRAGGAVMDELKVHIDKLEDILQEVKKQNNMKDEEIRALRNKMVKMEKVLPLITPEGQEKPPGIATSTCATRTPSPRDGKPPVPEKPDAEEVDSQLGQSTGDESTLKRGHVRWMRQEQLRLKNLQQQEISKQLRRQTGPHRFIPPEDRKLRFPFKSNPKHRNSWSPGTHIIITDEQVIELKVPKEAVEEEEGESPAVEGVQPREKMAASVIQVTPPLPSPSIQHRSKDLEQGLSQGHRHNYRNNLHLQPHERVRSNSFNHRQRPSGSMESLQQSESNRRHSQVFHQPRHIQSQPAHLQPHQQQPCHYNSMMYRDGSCSGFQQYHHTDHANHPIHFQAPPRMRRQLSAPNLKASRETTV